From the genome of Onthophagus taurus isolate NC chromosome 5, IU_Otau_3.0, whole genome shotgun sequence, one region includes:
- the LOC111426198 gene encoding calmodulin-like isoform X5: MDRRQVDGKYGKEYDRLMRLTSNSEVIQQSSEYGLSEDQVAEFKEAFMLFDKDEDGTITMAELGVVMRSLGQRPTETELRDMVNEVDQDGNGTIEFNEFLQMMSKKMKDADGEEELREAFRVFDKNNDGLISSNELRHVMTSLGERLSEEEVEDMIKEADIDGDGQVNYEEFVTILTAKN, from the exons ATGGATAGAAGGCAAGTTGATGGAAAATACGGGAAAGAATATGATCGTTTAATGAGGTTAACGAGTAATAGTGAAGTTATACAGCAGTCA tcCGAGTATGGTTTATCAGAAGACCAAGTTGCAG AATTCAAAGAAGCTTTTATGTTGTTCGATAAAGACGAAGATGGCACAATCACTATGGCCGAGTTAGGCGTTGTGATGAGATCCCTCGGTCAAAGACCAAccg AAACGGAACTTCGTGACATGGTAAACGAAGTCGATCAAGATGGGAACGGCACGATTGAATTCAACGAATTCCTTCAAATGATGTCGAAAAAGATGAAAGATGCCGATGGAGAAGAAGAACTCCGCGAGGCTTTTCGCGTTTTCGACAAAAACAACGATGGGTTAATATCTTCGAATGAATTGAGACACGTTATGACTAGTTTGGGGGAACGCTTGTCGGAGGAGGAAGTTGAAGATATGATTAAGGAGGCCGATATCGACGGAGATGGGCAAGTTAATTACGAAg AATTTGTTACTATTTTAACAGCTAAAAATTAG
- the LOC111426198 gene encoding calmodulin-like isoform X4: MKTSSFSLRVMRRARNKPADGSVGQKNLGGPRTPTHGANKQNKNHGKSLQKLPQAQQKGQPIKQAPAKAAVTAAVATVPIKNNKKSKKGKHNQHDLIVTINLSEYGLSEDQVAEFKEAFMLFDKDEDGTITMAELGVVMRSLGQRPTETELRDMVNEVDQDGNGTIEFNEFLQMMSKKMKDADGEEELREAFRVFDKNNDGLISSNELRHVMTSLGERLSEEEVEDMIKEADIDGDGQVNYEEFVTILTAKN, encoded by the exons GCTCGTAATAAGCCAGCCGACGGAAGTGTCGGGCAAAAGAATTTGGGAGGACCCAGGACTCCGACGCACGGCGCCAACaagcaaaataaaaatcatggGAAATCGTTGCAAAAGCTGCCCCAAGCGCAACAAAAGGGGCAACCGATTAAACAAGCCCCCGCTAAAGCCGCCGTCACCGCCGCCGTTGCCACCGTTCCGATcaagaacaacaaaaaatcgaaaaagggGAAGCACAATCAACACGATCTCATCGTTACGATTAATTtg tcCGAGTATGGTTTATCAGAAGACCAAGTTGCAG AATTCAAAGAAGCTTTTATGTTGTTCGATAAAGACGAAGATGGCACAATCACTATGGCCGAGTTAGGCGTTGTGATGAGATCCCTCGGTCAAAGACCAAccg AAACGGAACTTCGTGACATGGTAAACGAAGTCGATCAAGATGGGAACGGCACGATTGAATTCAACGAATTCCTTCAAATGATGTCGAAAAAGATGAAAGATGCCGATGGAGAAGAAGAACTCCGCGAGGCTTTTCGCGTTTTCGACAAAAACAACGATGGGTTAATATCTTCGAATGAATTGAGACACGTTATGACTAGTTTGGGGGAACGCTTGTCGGAGGAGGAAGTTGAAGATATGATTAAGGAGGCCGATATCGACGGAGATGGGCAAGTTAATTACGAAg AATTTGTTACTATTTTAACAGCTAAAAATTAG
- the LOC111426198 gene encoding calmodulin-like isoform X3, giving the protein MKTSSFSLRVMRRARSGSASSYRSLSQARNKPADGSVGQKNLGGPRTPTHGANKQNKNHGKSLQKLPQAQQKGQPIKQAPAKAAVTAAVATVPIKNNKKSKKGKHNQHDLIVTINLSEYGLSEDQVAEFKEAFMLFDKDEDGTITMAELGVVMRSLGQRPTETELRDMVNEVDQDGNGTIEFNEFLQMMSKKMKDADGEEELREAFRVFDKNNDGLISSNELRHVMTSLGERLSEEEVEDMIKEADIDGDGQVNYEEFVTILTAKN; this is encoded by the exons GCACGAAGTGGAAGTGCAAGTAGCTATAGGAGTCTCAGTCAG GCTCGTAATAAGCCAGCCGACGGAAGTGTCGGGCAAAAGAATTTGGGAGGACCCAGGACTCCGACGCACGGCGCCAACaagcaaaataaaaatcatggGAAATCGTTGCAAAAGCTGCCCCAAGCGCAACAAAAGGGGCAACCGATTAAACAAGCCCCCGCTAAAGCCGCCGTCACCGCCGCCGTTGCCACCGTTCCGATcaagaacaacaaaaaatcgaaaaagggGAAGCACAATCAACACGATCTCATCGTTACGATTAATTtg tcCGAGTATGGTTTATCAGAAGACCAAGTTGCAG AATTCAAAGAAGCTTTTATGTTGTTCGATAAAGACGAAGATGGCACAATCACTATGGCCGAGTTAGGCGTTGTGATGAGATCCCTCGGTCAAAGACCAAccg AAACGGAACTTCGTGACATGGTAAACGAAGTCGATCAAGATGGGAACGGCACGATTGAATTCAACGAATTCCTTCAAATGATGTCGAAAAAGATGAAAGATGCCGATGGAGAAGAAGAACTCCGCGAGGCTTTTCGCGTTTTCGACAAAAACAACGATGGGTTAATATCTTCGAATGAATTGAGACACGTTATGACTAGTTTGGGGGAACGCTTGTCGGAGGAGGAAGTTGAAGATATGATTAAGGAGGCCGATATCGACGGAGATGGGCAAGTTAATTACGAAg AATTTGTTACTATTTTAACAGCTAAAAATTAG
- the LOC111426198 gene encoding calmodulin-like isoform X1: protein MAFAAARMILKDKRRKSSKEEFPPRNRSKARSGSASSYRSLSQARNKPADGSVGQKNLGGPRTPTHGANKQNKNHGKSLQKLPQAQQKGQPIKQAPAKAAVTAAVATVPIKNNKKSKKGKHNQHDLIVTINLSEYGLSEDQVAEFKEAFMLFDKDEDGTITMAELGVVMRSLGQRPTETELRDMVNEVDQDGNGTIEFNEFLQMMSKKMKDADGEEELREAFRVFDKNNDGLISSNELRHVMTSLGERLSEEEVEDMIKEADIDGDGQVNYEEFVTILTAKN, encoded by the exons ATGGCTTTTGCGGCTGCTCGAATGATTCTGAAAGACAAACGGAGGAAATCGTCGAAAGAAGAGTTTCCTCCGAGAAATCGAAGCaag GCACGAAGTGGAAGTGCAAGTAGCTATAGGAGTCTCAGTCAG GCTCGTAATAAGCCAGCCGACGGAAGTGTCGGGCAAAAGAATTTGGGAGGACCCAGGACTCCGACGCACGGCGCCAACaagcaaaataaaaatcatggGAAATCGTTGCAAAAGCTGCCCCAAGCGCAACAAAAGGGGCAACCGATTAAACAAGCCCCCGCTAAAGCCGCCGTCACCGCCGCCGTTGCCACCGTTCCGATcaagaacaacaaaaaatcgaaaaagggGAAGCACAATCAACACGATCTCATCGTTACGATTAATTtg tcCGAGTATGGTTTATCAGAAGACCAAGTTGCAG AATTCAAAGAAGCTTTTATGTTGTTCGATAAAGACGAAGATGGCACAATCACTATGGCCGAGTTAGGCGTTGTGATGAGATCCCTCGGTCAAAGACCAAccg AAACGGAACTTCGTGACATGGTAAACGAAGTCGATCAAGATGGGAACGGCACGATTGAATTCAACGAATTCCTTCAAATGATGTCGAAAAAGATGAAAGATGCCGATGGAGAAGAAGAACTCCGCGAGGCTTTTCGCGTTTTCGACAAAAACAACGATGGGTTAATATCTTCGAATGAATTGAGACACGTTATGACTAGTTTGGGGGAACGCTTGTCGGAGGAGGAAGTTGAAGATATGATTAAGGAGGCCGATATCGACGGAGATGGGCAAGTTAATTACGAAg AATTTGTTACTATTTTAACAGCTAAAAATTAG
- the LOC111426198 gene encoding calmodulin-like isoform X2: MAFAAARMILKDKRRKSSKEEFPPRNRSKARNKPADGSVGQKNLGGPRTPTHGANKQNKNHGKSLQKLPQAQQKGQPIKQAPAKAAVTAAVATVPIKNNKKSKKGKHNQHDLIVTINLSEYGLSEDQVAEFKEAFMLFDKDEDGTITMAELGVVMRSLGQRPTETELRDMVNEVDQDGNGTIEFNEFLQMMSKKMKDADGEEELREAFRVFDKNNDGLISSNELRHVMTSLGERLSEEEVEDMIKEADIDGDGQVNYEEFVTILTAKN; this comes from the exons ATGGCTTTTGCGGCTGCTCGAATGATTCTGAAAGACAAACGGAGGAAATCGTCGAAAGAAGAGTTTCCTCCGAGAAATCGAAGCaag GCTCGTAATAAGCCAGCCGACGGAAGTGTCGGGCAAAAGAATTTGGGAGGACCCAGGACTCCGACGCACGGCGCCAACaagcaaaataaaaatcatggGAAATCGTTGCAAAAGCTGCCCCAAGCGCAACAAAAGGGGCAACCGATTAAACAAGCCCCCGCTAAAGCCGCCGTCACCGCCGCCGTTGCCACCGTTCCGATcaagaacaacaaaaaatcgaaaaagggGAAGCACAATCAACACGATCTCATCGTTACGATTAATTtg tcCGAGTATGGTTTATCAGAAGACCAAGTTGCAG AATTCAAAGAAGCTTTTATGTTGTTCGATAAAGACGAAGATGGCACAATCACTATGGCCGAGTTAGGCGTTGTGATGAGATCCCTCGGTCAAAGACCAAccg AAACGGAACTTCGTGACATGGTAAACGAAGTCGATCAAGATGGGAACGGCACGATTGAATTCAACGAATTCCTTCAAATGATGTCGAAAAAGATGAAAGATGCCGATGGAGAAGAAGAACTCCGCGAGGCTTTTCGCGTTTTCGACAAAAACAACGATGGGTTAATATCTTCGAATGAATTGAGACACGTTATGACTAGTTTGGGGGAACGCTTGTCGGAGGAGGAAGTTGAAGATATGATTAAGGAGGCCGATATCGACGGAGATGGGCAAGTTAATTACGAAg AATTTGTTACTATTTTAACAGCTAAAAATTAG
- the LOC111426207 gene encoding troponin C-like, which produces MPEIVLDKEQIIMLQKAFNMFDTSKKGSIEKEKVRMILNTLGHSFNDQELEALLENEDRQGSGVLNFDSFCRVASHFLESEDDEALQKELKEAFRLYDKEGNGYIPTSSLREILAALDDQLTGDQLNEMIAEIDADSSGTVDFDEFMAMMTGD; this is translated from the exons atg CCTGAAATAGTCTTagataaagaacaaataataa tGCTGCAAAAAGCCTTCAATATGTTCGATACCAGCAAAAAGGGGAGCATTGAAAAGGAGAAAGTTAGGATGATTTTGAACACTTTGGGGCACTCCTTTAACGATCAGGAATTGGAGGCGTTGTTGGAGAACGAAGATCGCCAAG gttcTGGTGTTTTAAATTTCGACTCTTTCTGCCGCGTTGCGAGCCATTTTCTGGAAAGCGAAGACGACGAGGCTCTCcaaaaagaactaaaagaaGCCTTTAGGCTTTACGACAAAGAAGGAAACGGTTATATCCCCACATCTAGCTTAAGAGAAATTTTAGCCGCATTAGACGACCAGTTAACCGGCGATCAATTGAACGAAATGATTGCGGAAATCGATGCGGATTCCTCAGGAACCGTCGATTTTGATG AATTCATGGCGATGATGACAGgtgattaa